The Cherax quadricarinatus isolate ZL_2023a chromosome 31, ASM3850222v1, whole genome shotgun sequence genome contains a region encoding:
- the LOC128696660 gene encoding uncharacterized protein: MFGFLELVEAMERGAGEGGHGPTLEKRQLCKTKIENAACVTEQDLNMNPDSENHPSIPTTQGLKCKAEEFTLPNGTADEPNSEIRTRERRDTSTRNQRRPCGTLLHDDGHMVGQNSAVGGDKVEAKLEKATVGETILGKTIAEKVKRRRYVIYRTANHGHRQTLPAYQFLGNNQSFHDAKESEYSKLGGWRGVSGENYLQCQKQFLPELRKFQNTGQIFAFHCQNQQLPHNEHNFQNKCQQLISDEREFQYDNTDHVLYDHHGLYKHQHYSGRHQECIVGTGQCSPVKKDKIMDDLDESCTSESKNTNKRKFPHVNLEVPKVAVSGDPCYSYSKNFPLETAFHQSTRHCAPQDTQSDAASHSGRSSKHLRLGHNEIHQRIKPFMNNHFFNTATLIKSGSSKNDSLRHTTDGWIRGYNGESELGWDFEDDPWKGGRNSSVFRDWSCDMTVGAEANTDFHDDTQEIQRTNGRHTNNLASSQYNVQQQHTGCNILPTLHQYHVKQEHTGYKTSQKMSHKNRCCSSHTIDEARNSLGETAEESEKFNRGRQYKVVVVGIDAEMKRVRQEVNSTQHKSRNTSQGLPTFTCELRKVRSQGVASQTRYHRLHAPTRPYPCCHCPSRFNQLVHLQIHQRTHTGEKPFCCHTCGSRFNRKDRLKCHERIHTGEKPYPCPQCESSFQTVTSLRVHLHTHNPQTHYTCRICHAIFTHLSTFTAHWRMHDCGSDLSANDCTDKAKEGPISK, from the exons ATGTTTGGGTTTCTGGAGTTGGTAGAGGCAATGGAGAGAGGCGCTGGGGAAGGTGGACATGGTCCCACGCTAGAAAAAAGGCAATTATGCAAAACTAAAATAGAAAATGCAGCCTGTGTGACAGAGCAAGATTTAAATATGAACCCTGACAGTGAAAACCACCCATCCATACCAACTACACAAGGTTTAAAGTGCAAGGCAGAGGAGTTTACATTGCCCAATGGGACAGCAGATGAACCCAACTCTGAAataagaacgagagagagaagggaCACCTCAACGAGGAACCAGAGGCGACCTTGTGGGACGCTCCTACATGACGATGGACACATGGTAGGACAGAACAGTGCTGTAGGTGGAGATAAAGTAGAAGCAAAACTTGAGAAAGCCACGGTAGGAGAAACTATACTGGGAAAGACAATAGCAGAAAAGGTAAAGAGGCGAAGATATGTTATATATAGAACAGCCAACCATGGACATCGACAGACATTACCAGCATATCAGTTTCTTGGTAATAATCAAAGTTTTCATGATGCAAAGGAAAGTGAATATAGCAAGCTAGGGGGCTGGAGGGGTGTGTCTGGCGAAAATTATCTTCAGTGTCAGAAACAGTTTTTACCTGAACTCAGGAAATTTCAAAACACTGGTCAAATATTTGCTTTTCATTGCCAAAATCAACAGCTTCCACACAATGAGCATAATTTTCAAAACAAGTGTCAACAGCTTATATCAGACGAGAGGGAATTCCAATATGACAACACAGATCATGTGCTGTATGATCATCATGGTCTTTACAAACACCAGCATTACTCTGGTCGCCATCAGGAATGTATTGTGGGTACGGGGCAATGTTCTCCAGTCAAGAAAGATAAAATAATGGATGACCTTGATGAAAGCTGCACGAGCGAGTCTAAAAACACCAACAAGCGTAAATTTCCTCACGTGAATCTAGAGGTTCCTAAAGTTGCTGTCTCAGGAGATCCTTGTTATTCATATTCCAAAAATTTTCCTCTTGAAACTGCTTTTCACCAGAGTACCAGACATTGTGCTCCACAGGACACCCAGTCTGATGCTGCAAGTCACTCGGGAAGATCTTCAAAACACCTCAGGTTGGGACACAACGAGATCCATCAAAGAATTAAACCTTTCATGAACAATCACTTCTTCAATACTGCTACACTTATCAAATCAGGCTCCTCAAAAAATGACAGTCTCAGACACACAACTGATGGCTGGATACGAGGATATAATGGTGAGAGTGAACTAGGCTGGGATTTTGAGGACGATCCTTGGAAGGGCGGTAGAAACTCGAGTGTGTTCAGAGACTGGAGTTGTGACATGACTGTTGGTGCAGAAGCAAACACAGACTTTCACGATGATACGCAGGAAATCCAGAGAACAAATGGACGACATACCAACAACCTGGCCTCGAGTCAATATAatgtacaacagcaacacactggGTGTAACATCTTGCCCACCTTGCATCAGTATCATGTGAAACAGGAACACACTGGGTACAAAACTTCACAGAAAATGAGCCACAAAAATAGATGTTGCAGCTCCCACACCATTGATGAAGCCAGAAATAGCCTCGGAGAGACGGCAGAGGAAAGCGAGAAATTTAATAGAGGGAGACAGtataaggttgtggtggtgggtattgaTGCAGAAATGAAGAGAGTCCGACAGGAAGTCAACTCAACACAACATAAATCACGCAACACTTCACAAGGCCTGCCTACTTTCAC CTGTGAGTTACGTAAAGTGAGGTCCCAAGGGGTGGCCTCTCAGACACGCTACCATCGTCTCCATGCACCAACCAGACCCTACCCTTGCTGTCACTGTCCCTCCAGGTTCAACCAGCTTGTCCACCTCCAGATACACCAGAggactcatactggagagaagcctTTCTGTTGTCACACTTGCGGCTCCAGATTTAACAGAAAAGACAGGTTAAA GTGCCATGAGAGGATTCACACAGGAGAGAAACCCTATCCATGTCCTCAGTGTGAAAGCAGCTTCCAAACGGTTACCTCCCTCAGAGTCCACCTCCATACCCACAATCCTCAAACACACTATACCTGCAGGATCTGTCATGCCATTTTCACCCATCTCTCCACCTTCACTGCCCACTGGAGGATGCATGACTGTGGTTCAGACCTGTCTGCAAATGATTGTACTGACAAGGCTAAAGAAGGCCCTATCAGTAAATAG